Proteins encoded within one genomic window of Sulfitobacter noctilucicola:
- the repA gene encoding plasmid partitioning protein RepA: protein MTSNVTINARIRANAETLAGALEQHMHTVFAPDARKELRLFSAGESAELLGISTSFLRKLHFDGKIPDVHMTPGGRRHYSAEDLMQIRRTLEETAKTKGSYLRGRRPGDALQVLSFLNFKGGSGKTTSAVHAAQRLALKGYKVLCIDVDPQASLTTLFGYRPEYDFLDSGTIYDAIRYDDPLPLSEVIQKTFFAGIDLAPGGLMLQEFEHETPQALMNNMQPPFFSRLATAIGEVEADYDVVIFDCPPQLGYLTMSALCASTGVLITVVPNMLDVASMSQFLQMSADLLDVVSNAGASMDFDFLRFLINRYEPNDGPQQQVLAFLRQLFSDEVMVAPMLKSTAISDAGLTHQTIYEVDRAQFHRNTYDRAVDSLNLVNDEIETLIQKAWGR from the coding sequence GTGACCAGCAATGTCACCATAAACGCCCGCATCCGTGCCAACGCAGAAACGCTGGCCGGTGCGCTGGAGCAGCACATGCATACGGTCTTTGCACCGGATGCACGCAAGGAGTTGCGTCTTTTCTCTGCCGGGGAGTCGGCGGAGCTTTTGGGTATCTCTACCAGCTTTCTGCGAAAATTGCATTTCGATGGCAAAATTCCCGATGTTCACATGACTCCGGGTGGACGTAGACACTACTCCGCAGAAGACCTCATGCAAATCCGGCGCACGCTGGAGGAAACAGCCAAGACAAAGGGCAGTTACTTGCGTGGACGTCGCCCCGGTGATGCTTTACAAGTTCTGTCATTTCTTAACTTCAAAGGCGGCTCCGGCAAAACGACCAGCGCGGTTCATGCCGCACAGCGGCTCGCCCTCAAAGGCTACAAAGTGCTGTGCATTGATGTGGACCCGCAGGCCTCCCTCACCACGCTGTTCGGATACCGACCGGAGTATGATTTCCTCGATTCAGGGACGATCTACGACGCGATCCGCTATGATGACCCCCTGCCCCTTTCGGAGGTTATCCAAAAGACGTTCTTTGCGGGTATCGACCTCGCCCCAGGTGGTCTGATGTTGCAGGAATTCGAACATGAGACGCCCCAAGCGCTCATGAATAACATGCAGCCTCCGTTCTTCTCCCGTCTGGCGACCGCCATCGGAGAAGTCGAAGCGGACTATGACGTCGTGATCTTTGATTGCCCCCCGCAGCTTGGCTATCTTACGATGTCCGCGCTCTGCGCCTCTACGGGCGTTTTGATCACTGTTGTCCCCAATATGCTTGATGTCGCTTCCATGTCGCAGTTCCTGCAAATGAGCGCAGATTTGCTGGATGTAGTCTCTAATGCAGGCGCATCGATGGATTTTGATTTCTTGCGGTTCCTTATCAACCGGTACGAACCCAACGACGGGCCACAACAGCAGGTCCTCGCATTTCTGCGTCAGCTTTTCTCGGATGAGGTGATGGTGGCACCGATGCTCAAGTCCACCGCGATCTCCGATGCGGGACTGACGCACCAGACGATTTACGAGGTCGACCGCGCACAATTCCACCGGAATACCTATGACCGTGCGGTCGATTCACTCAATCTTGTGAACGATGAGATTGAAACGCTTATCCAGAAAGCATGGGGGCGCTGA
- the repB gene encoding plasmid partitioning protein RepB, with the protein MARKGILQGTTNTPPAPSERPKPAPRGAVGALQSSLNKLQENAVQEIDANLIDDGGFADRLGVDGIAQKQLRDSLKTYGQQVPVLLRPHAKQQGRFEIVYGRRRLAALKELGLPVKAMVRQLDDHALVMAQGQENTARQDLSFIEKASFAAQLKAAGYERQTIADALSIDLPMLSRMLTVGECFDLKFLKLIGAAPGVGRDRWLALVKLFDDPAARSRAHSAPRLPDFAGKGSDDRFEAVMARAKGKAAKKTAGKTEAAGPRALRNASGQPLADLRSTGKGVVLTVQTKNADGFDRWFEENAETLLQEIHDQWKKERSEDVRK; encoded by the coding sequence ATGGCACGTAAAGGCATTTTGCAAGGCACGACAAACACACCCCCTGCCCCATCGGAACGACCTAAACCCGCACCGCGCGGCGCTGTTGGTGCGCTGCAATCGTCGCTCAACAAGCTTCAGGAGAACGCGGTTCAGGAAATAGACGCAAATTTGATAGATGACGGCGGGTTCGCGGACCGTTTGGGTGTGGATGGGATTGCACAGAAACAGTTGCGCGACAGCCTCAAGACTTATGGCCAACAGGTGCCTGTCTTGCTCCGCCCACATGCGAAACAACAAGGCCGATTCGAGATCGTCTACGGGCGTCGCCGCCTTGCCGCGTTGAAAGAGCTGGGCCTGCCGGTCAAAGCGATGGTGCGCCAGCTGGACGATCACGCCTTGGTTATGGCGCAGGGTCAGGAAAACACCGCCCGACAGGATTTGTCCTTTATCGAGAAAGCCAGTTTTGCCGCGCAGCTGAAAGCTGCGGGATATGAACGGCAGACAATCGCGGACGCGCTGAGCATCGACTTACCCATGCTCAGCAGGATGTTGACGGTCGGCGAGTGTTTCGACCTCAAGTTCCTCAAGCTGATCGGCGCGGCACCCGGTGTCGGACGTGACCGTTGGCTCGCGTTAGTCAAGCTTTTCGATGATCCTGCCGCGCGGTCACGGGCCCATTCAGCACCACGCCTTCCCGACTTTGCAGGCAAGGGATCGGATGACAGGTTTGAGGCCGTCATGGCACGGGCAAAGGGCAAAGCGGCAAAAAAAACCGCAGGCAAGACGGAAGCAGCAGGGCCAAGGGCTTTGCGCAATGCATCCGGCCAACCGCTCGCAGACCTGCGCAGCACCGGCAAAGGTGTCGTGCTGACGGTACAGACAAAAAACGCAGACGGGTTTGACAGGTGGTTCGAAGAGAACGCCGAGACCCTTTTGCAAGAAATCCACGACCAATGGAAAAAAGAACGGTCGGAGGATGTGAGGAAGTAA
- the repC gene encoding plasmid replication protein RepC, which translates to MKHASQVSLGRPEAACRAHPNPQTDKWHLLDLLTSSAVDFDLSHRTLSVLKAMLTFLPTRDIPNGPEAVVFPSNATLSRRLSGMPESTLRRHLAKLVRSGIVSRHDSPNRKRYAKRMGQHVAIAFGFDLTPLRNLYTELTGRAHRIAAQNEALAVLRQEVLVLRNRVLEVNGPDPLIDEAAKVLRRKADKNDLMALREKLNQVVDNVDVPEVVAPEMSTSCAQNERHIQNSIKPFFDSEVRQQGLARKSIEPGREEISLKEVTSTCQSAQLYFPEPVKGWRDVIELSEKIGPMLGIDNQVLHQARQCMGMERAGVVVLCILERVGKIRSPGAYLRQLCKLAEHGKFSIAPMLKAVSREVIVS; encoded by the coding sequence ATGAAACACGCGTCCCAAGTATCGCTTGGGCGGCCGGAAGCGGCTTGCCGAGCGCACCCCAACCCCCAGACAGACAAATGGCACCTACTGGATCTCTTGACCTCAAGTGCTGTGGACTTTGATCTGTCTCACCGAACACTCAGTGTCCTTAAGGCGATGCTGACATTCCTGCCAACCCGTGACATTCCCAACGGGCCAGAGGCGGTTGTCTTTCCCTCAAACGCTACTTTGTCACGCAGATTGTCTGGCATGCCTGAAAGCACGCTACGCCGCCATCTGGCCAAGCTTGTTCGCAGTGGCATTGTCAGCCGGCACGACAGCCCGAACCGCAAACGTTATGCGAAACGCATGGGGCAGCACGTCGCGATTGCGTTCGGCTTTGATCTGACACCTTTGCGCAACCTTTACACGGAGCTGACGGGCAGGGCGCACCGCATTGCAGCACAGAACGAAGCCTTGGCAGTGTTGCGTCAAGAAGTGCTTGTTCTGCGGAATAGGGTCTTGGAAGTGAATGGCCCCGACCCGCTTATTGACGAAGCGGCAAAAGTTCTGCGCCGGAAAGCGGATAAAAATGATCTGATGGCCCTGCGGGAAAAGCTGAATCAGGTGGTGGATAACGTGGACGTTCCTGAAGTTGTAGCGCCGGAAATGAGCACCAGTTGCGCTCAAAATGAGCGGCACATACAGAATTCAATAAAACCTTTTTTTGATTCTGAAGTTAGGCAGCAAGGACTAGCGCGCAAATCGATCGAACCAGGCAGGGAAGAAATATCCTTGAAAGAGGTGACATCTACCTGTCAGTCGGCACAGCTTTACTTTCCGGAACCTGTAAAAGGGTGGCGGGATGTCATCGAGTTGAGTGAAAAGATCGGACCGATGCTTGGGATCGACAATCAGGTGCTTCATCAGGCGCGACAATGCATGGGAATGGAAAGGGCAGGGGTCGTGGTCTTGTGTATTCTGGAACGTGTCGGGAAAATCAGATCGCCGGGAGCTTACCTTCGGCAACTTTGTAAACTCGCCGAGCATGGTAAATTTTCCATAGCTCCCATGTTGAAAGCCGTGTCCAGAGAGGTAATTGTCAGCTGA
- a CDS encoding alpha-D-ribose 1-methylphosphonate 5-triphosphate diphosphatase has product MNSSFPSPSLAQTHDSHMSGNLTLANAELVLPDRVIVGSITTEQGIIAEIKEGDHVSAGAIDCARDLVLPGLVELHTDNVERHIEPRPEVDWPHLPALIAHDAELASTGITTVFDAMRVGSIHSGKGRYTDYARTLANELLAAREAGYFKISHFLHLRAEICSETLLDELAAFGTEDRVGIVSLMDHTPGQRQFRDMEALKTYVSKRRGLNDAQFASHVENLYALQERYGAKHEVGAVKEARRLGSVIASHDDTTAEHVATSARNGVGFAEFPTTFEAAEACLANGISVMMGAPNLMRGGSHSGNVAAEELAKLDLLDIISSDYIPSALLLSAFRLAEIWDDLPRAVATVTSNPAKAARLTDRGALTAGMRGDVLRVRKMEQLPLLRGVWSEGNKIG; this is encoded by the coding sequence ATGAATTCCTCTTTTCCCTCGCCTTCTTTGGCACAGACACATGACAGCCATATGTCAGGCAATCTTACGCTCGCCAATGCGGAACTTGTCCTGCCTGACCGTGTGATCGTCGGGTCAATTACCACCGAACAAGGCATTATTGCGGAAATCAAGGAAGGCGACCATGTGTCAGCCGGCGCGATTGATTGCGCACGTGATCTGGTACTCCCCGGCCTTGTCGAATTGCACACTGATAACGTCGAACGGCATATTGAGCCGCGACCCGAAGTGGACTGGCCACACCTCCCTGCCCTTATCGCCCACGACGCAGAGCTGGCATCGACGGGTATCACGACGGTCTTCGACGCCATGCGTGTCGGCTCGATCCACAGCGGCAAAGGACGTTACACCGACTATGCCCGCACGCTGGCCAACGAATTGCTTGCCGCCCGCGAGGCGGGATATTTCAAGATCAGCCATTTCCTGCACCTCAGGGCCGAGATTTGTTCGGAGACGCTGCTGGATGAACTGGCTGCCTTTGGCACAGAGGACCGTGTCGGCATCGTCAGTTTGATGGACCATACCCCAGGTCAGCGACAATTCCGCGATATGGAAGCGCTCAAGACCTACGTGTCAAAGCGGCGGGGTTTGAACGATGCGCAATTCGCAAGCCATGTGGAGAACCTCTATGCTCTGCAGGAACGCTATGGTGCAAAACACGAAGTAGGTGCTGTTAAAGAAGCACGCAGATTAGGGTCGGTCATCGCGAGCCATGATGATACCACGGCAGAACACGTCGCGACCTCTGCCCGTAACGGCGTTGGCTTTGCCGAATTTCCCACGACCTTTGAAGCTGCCGAAGCCTGCCTGGCCAATGGCATCTCTGTCATGATGGGTGCACCGAACCTCATGCGCGGCGGCTCCCACTCCGGTAATGTCGCAGCAGAGGAGCTTGCGAAGCTGGACCTTCTGGACATCATATCCTCCGATTACATCCCGTCCGCGCTGCTCCTCTCTGCCTTCCGCCTTGCTGAAATCTGGGATGACCTGCCCCGCGCCGTCGCCACAGTTACCAGCAACCCTGCCAAGGCCGCCCGTCTGACAGATCGCGGGGCGCTGACAGCCGGAATGCGAGGGGATGTACTGCGTGTGCGCAAAATGGAACAGCTTCCGCTGTTGCGTGGTGTCTGGAGCGAAGGAAACAAGATCGGATGA